One genomic window of Elaeis guineensis isolate ETL-2024a chromosome 2, EG11, whole genome shotgun sequence includes the following:
- the LOC140855760 gene encoding uncharacterized protein translates to MDAEAARMLARGLKVHKRKGAPASGSAKKARTEKTSSATPAQAALTVDVPSDVEPPVLRASSRSSLTEVPASEARFEEVPGVERGRRKKTVARRVSGRRAALEESHGSEEEPVENSFNDRDLIKRLVDGCVLPEVVQRIVRADPKQRVWDSLGSFLEIGHQLLANIEATNRARRDAIQAEEGRRAEAARLKENAAEVANL, encoded by the exons atggacgccgaagcagcacggatgcttgccaggggcctcaaggttcacaaaagaaaaggcgctccggcctccgggtcggcaaagaaggccagaacggagaaaacgagctcggccacgcctgcccaagCAGCTCTCacggtcgatgttccttcagatgtCGAGCCCCCGGTtctccgggcctcttcaaggagttctctcaccgaggttcccgcttcagaggcccgcttcgaggaggtgccaggggttgagagggggaggagaaagaagacggtggcccgcagggtcagcGGCCGCCGAGCCGCcctcgaagaatcccacggctccgaggaagagccggtggagaattCCTTTAATGACagagacctgataaagcgactggtcgacgggtgcgtcctgcccgaagttgtccagaggatcgttcgtgCCGATCccaaacagcgggtttgggactctctaggatcctttctcgag atcgggcaccagctcctcgccaacatcgaggcgacgaacagggcgaggagggatgccatccaggcggaggagggccgccgggccgaggccgcccgcctcaaggaaaatgctgccgaggtagccaacctctaa
- the LOC105032768 gene encoding caffeoylshikimate esterase, with protein sequence MEEAAGRHQQQHHFWGDDPADEEEYYASQGIRGTTSFFASPGGFSLFTRSWLPSSSPPRALVCMIHGYGNDISWTFQATPIFLACHGFACCALDLPGHGRSPGLRAFLPDLSAVADDCLTYFDSVRRSPELRGLPCFLYGESMGGALCLLIHLRDRRPEAGWRGAVLVAPMCKISDSIRPRWPIPQILTFVARLAPTLPIVPTADLVDKSVKVEAKRKVAASNPLRYRGKPRLGTVVELLRATDDLGSHLTEVTIPFLVLHGSADVVTDPAVSQALYDAARSEDKTIRIYEGMMHSLLFGETDENVALVRNDILTWLDERCGGA encoded by the coding sequence ATGGAGGAGGCGGCTGGCCGCCACCAGCAGCAGCACCACTTCTGGGGGGATGACCCCGCGGACGAGGAAGAGTACTACGCCTCGCAGGGCATCCGCGGCACGACCTCCTTCTTCGCCTCGCCGGGGGGCTTCTCCCTCTTCACCCGCTCCTGGTTGCCCTCTTCTTCGCCCCCGCGCGCCCTCGTCTGCATGATCCACGGCTACGGCAACGACATCAGTTGGACCTTCCAGGCTACCCCCATCTTCCTCGCCTGCCACGGCTTCGCCTGCTGCGCCCTCGACCTCCCCGGCCACGGCCGCTCCCCCGGCCTCCGCGCCTTCCTCCCCGACCTCTCCGCCGTTGCCGACGACTGCCTCACCTACTTCGACTCCGTCCGCCGCTCCCCGGAGCTCCGCGGCCTCCCCTGCTTCCTCTACGGCGAATCCATGGGTGGCGCCCTCTGCCTCCTGATCCACCTCCGCGACCGCCGCCCCGAGGCTGGCTGGCGCGGCGCCGTCCTCGTCGCCCCCATGTGCAAGATCTCCGACAGCATCCGCCCCAGGTGGCCCATTCCGCAAATCCTGACTTTCGTTGCCCGGCTCGCGCCCACCTTGCCCATCGTTCCCACGGCCGACCTCGTCGACAAGTCGGTCAAAGTCGAGGCGAAGCGGAAGGTGGCCGCGAGTAACCCACTGCGGTACCGGGGAAAGCCGAGGCTGGGCACCGTGGTGGAGCTGCTGCGGGCCACTGACGACCTGGGATCCCACCTCACGGAGGTGACCATCCCCTTCCTTGTGCTCCACGGCAGCGCCGACGTCGTCACCGACCCGGCGGTGAGCCAGGCGCTGTACGACGCGGCCCGGAGCGAGGACAAGACCATCAGGATCTACGAGGGGATGATGCACTCCCTTCTCTTCGGCGAGACGGACGAGAACGTTGCCCTCGTCCGCAACGATATCCTAACCTGGCTCGACGAGAGGTGCGGAGGAGCTTGA